A genomic segment from Flavobacterium sp. 9R encodes:
- a CDS encoding DoxX family membrane protein, with translation METQLNTFYSQFSRKIDIYSAILLRVSLAIVYIWFGALKVFETSPAEQLVQETVYWFEPSIFVPILGIAEMMIGVGLLIKKWTPIVILLLLLHMLVTFFPIVIVPKLCFDTTLFCPTLIGQYIVKNLVLIAAALTIIGKHHQQQSSI, from the coding sequence ATGGAAACACAACTCAACACCTTTTATAGTCAATTCAGTAGAAAAATAGACATTTACAGCGCAATACTACTGAGAGTATCATTAGCTATTGTATACATATGGTTTGGCGCTTTAAAAGTCTTCGAAACAAGCCCTGCAGAACAATTAGTTCAAGAAACCGTATATTGGTTTGAACCCTCCATTTTTGTGCCTATATTAGGAATAGCAGAAATGATGATTGGGGTTGGCCTTTTAATAAAAAAATGGACGCCAATAGTGATACTACTTTTGTTGCTACATATGCTCGTAACCTTTTTTCCAATAGTTATCGTTCCAAAATTATGCTTTGACACCACGCTTTTTTGCCCAACATTAATTGGACAATATATTGTCAAGAATTTAGTGCTAATAGCAGCGGCCTTGACCATAATTGGGAAACATCACCAACAGCAATCAAGCATATAA
- a CDS encoding G-D-S-L family lipolytic protein, whose amino-acid sequence MIKNFKWLLIASLAFVACNNDDEVTIDSNSSDGKPLTAGTAVVTKYVALGDSYGAGFSDNALFKLAQEGSYANLLANQFALAGGGDFKTPFMADNVGGLLLGGNVISGPRLFFNGAGPAPVSGKPTTEVTTKLTGPFNNLSVPGAKSYHLVAPGYGNVAGVAAGSANPYFARFATTASTTVVADAVAQDPTFFSLWIGGNDVLGYATSGGTGKDQKGNLNPATYAANDITDPSVFANVYSNIVNAMTAKGAKGIVANLPYVTALPFFTTVPTNAIPGLSPSQAGQLNQLFGGINMALAGASLPARFATIVADDGNPKTTESNPLLILDESLPNISAQITAALTPSLGAGTAAALGGLYGQARHASSAVGKQDFILLTARGVIGTPQAGAPAGFNTIGVTFPMGDGTALTATEFLEIKAATDSYNATIKAVADAKGLAFVDLRPIMDQIAGPGLVFNGYNTTSAFIFGGMFSLDGVHPSPRGYAIISNYFAQAINAKYGSNFKDVNAGQYRILYPASL is encoded by the coding sequence ATGATAAAAAATTTCAAATGGTTACTTATTGCTTCTTTGGCATTTGTAGCTTGTAATAATGATGATGAAGTAACGATTGATTCGAATTCATCAGATGGAAAGCCTTTAACAGCAGGTACTGCTGTGGTAACAAAATATGTTGCTTTAGGAGATTCTTACGGGGCTGGTTTTAGTGATAATGCTTTGTTTAAATTAGCTCAAGAAGGATCGTATGCCAATTTGTTGGCCAACCAATTTGCATTAGCAGGTGGAGGCGATTTTAAAACGCCATTTATGGCAGATAATGTTGGAGGTTTACTTTTGGGTGGAAACGTGATTTCGGGACCTAGGTTGTTTTTTAACGGAGCTGGTCCGGCTCCGGTTTCAGGAAAACCAACTACTGAAGTAACGACTAAATTAACTGGACCATTCAATAATTTAAGTGTTCCAGGTGCCAAAAGTTACCATTTGGTAGCTCCTGGTTATGGAAATGTAGCTGGAGTAGCTGCTGGTTCAGCTAATCCTTACTTTGCAAGATTTGCAACAACTGCCTCAACAACCGTAGTTGCTGATGCTGTTGCTCAAGATCCTACTTTCTTTTCTTTGTGGATTGGAGGTAATGATGTTTTGGGTTATGCAACTTCTGGAGGGACTGGTAAAGATCAAAAAGGGAATTTAAATCCTGCTACATATGCAGCGAATGATATTACGGATCCATCTGTTTTTGCAAATGTATATTCTAATATCGTTAATGCAATGACAGCCAAAGGTGCAAAAGGTATTGTGGCTAATTTGCCATACGTAACTGCTTTGCCATTTTTCACAACGGTGCCTACAAATGCAATTCCTGGATTGAGTCCCTCGCAAGCTGGTCAACTTAATCAGTTGTTTGGAGGAATAAATATGGCATTAGCTGGAGCAAGTTTGCCTGCTCGTTTTGCTACAATTGTTGCTGATGATGGTAATCCAAAGACGACAGAAAGTAATCCTTTGCTTATTTTGGATGAATCTTTACCAAATATATCTGCACAAATTACAGCTGCCTTAACTCCTAGTTTAGGAGCTGGAACTGCAGCTGCTTTAGGAGGTCTTTATGGTCAAGCAAGACACGCAAGTAGTGCTGTCGGTAAACAAGATTTCATTCTATTAACGGCAAGAGGAGTTATTGGTACCCCTCAAGCTGGAGCGCCTGCTGGTTTTAATACTATTGGTGTAACGTTTCCAATGGGTGATGGCACAGCGTTAACTGCTACAGAGTTTTTGGAAATTAAAGCAGCAACCGATTCATATAATGCTACCATTAAGGCTGTAGCGGATGCAAAGGGATTGGCTTTTGTAGATTTGCGCCCAATTATGGATCAAATCGCAGGACCTGGATTAGTGTTTAATGGTTACAATACAACTTCAGCCTTTATATTTGGTGGTATGTTTTCATTAGATGGTGTGCATCCAAGCCCTCGAGGTTATGCTATCATATCTAATTATTTTGCACAAGCTATTAATGCAAAATATGGTTCGAACTTTAAAGATGTAAATGCCGGTCAATATCGTATTTTATATCCAGCATCACTATAA
- a CDS encoding TraB/GumN family protein codes for MKTIKTLILGLVTVASFSFSTQAQTKKANENSLLWEISGNGLARPSYVYGTLHMMCESDFTIKEKVKKAFDKSTKLALELDFDDPSEVKAMQEMSVSKVALNTLLTPEDYKKLDVLLKERVGAGANQFEHTSLHSLMSMIMFKALNCNPKMYEFEFLQMAQKRKMEILGLEKFATQFAAMDATFSPPVMVEQLGNYDKKYFDLLTQTYKSEDLKAIYEMVNDPKFMDEKSKPVMLDNRNSNWVKDMPAMMKNESVFFAVGAAHLGGEKGVIQLLQKAGYKVQPITN; via the coding sequence ATGAAAACAATTAAAACACTTATTTTAGGTTTAGTAACGGTAGCAAGCTTTAGTTTTTCAACACAAGCACAAACCAAAAAAGCAAATGAAAATTCTTTATTATGGGAAATTTCAGGAAATGGATTAGCACGTCCTTCTTATGTATACGGAACCTTACACATGATGTGTGAAAGTGATTTTACCATCAAAGAAAAAGTAAAAAAAGCATTTGATAAATCAACTAAATTAGCCTTAGAGTTAGATTTTGACGACCCATCAGAAGTAAAAGCGATGCAAGAAATGAGTGTGAGCAAAGTAGCTTTGAATACTCTTCTGACCCCTGAAGATTATAAAAAATTAGATGTTCTTTTGAAAGAAAGGGTTGGAGCAGGAGCGAATCAATTTGAGCATACCAGTTTACATTCTTTGATGAGTATGATTATGTTTAAAGCATTAAATTGCAATCCAAAAATGTATGAATTTGAGTTTTTACAAATGGCTCAAAAAAGAAAGATGGAGATTTTAGGTTTAGAGAAATTTGCGACTCAATTTGCTGCAATGGATGCTACTTTTTCACCGCCAGTAATGGTAGAGCAGTTGGGTAATTATGATAAAAAATATTTCGATTTATTAACTCAAACCTATAAAAGTGAAGATTTAAAGGCCATTTATGAAATGGTTAATGACCCTAAATTTATGGATGAGAAAAGTAAACCTGTAATGTTAGACAACCGCAATAGTAATTGGGTTAAAGATATGCCAGCTATGATGAAAAACGAAAGTGTATTTTTTGCGGTAGGAGCAGCGCATTTAGGTGGAGAAAAAGGAGTGATTCAATTATTACAAAAAGCAGGATATAAGGTACAACCCATAACCAACTAA
- a CDS encoding phosphatase PAP2 family protein, translating to MKTKLYHSLLNSLIICLSLFVFSCSEEVTEHNDNFQALNPTNIDANGGTWKPILLTAPDEFSIDVPAATNTAAYTREINEIKSYQAAITEEQKKIIAYWRVGGVLRWNEIMRTLVARYNRPPYQNEDGTYPAPSAANPFGYPQFPFSNPPYAARAYAYVSAAQYDALISAWHYKKLYNRAAPYTVDATLQVLVPKSTLPAYPSEDGVLSGVTVELLKLLFPTEIAYIQEKADEEKLYRIISGANVRSDVEAGIALGRKIAAKFITRAAGDGAGVAIGTPAIWAQLESNTIAKGETPWISLDAPKRPPMLPLFGNVKSFLMTSADVVASRPVPPPSTKSEAFAKELAEIKKFSTSSTKEQQRIVTFWADGVGTYTPPGHWNAIATEHFAQQNYSEIRWARNMALLNLAMMDAAISCWDAKYFYFNPRPSQMDTSIKTTTGIPNFPAYVSGHSTFSAAAATVLSHLLPESKEKFNAFAKEASNSRLYGAIHYRSDCEKGLLLGETVGAFAVSRAKTDGAE from the coding sequence ATGAAAACTAAACTATACCACTCTCTTTTAAATAGTCTTATTATCTGTCTGTCTTTATTTGTTTTTTCTTGTAGTGAAGAGGTTACAGAACATAATGATAATTTTCAGGCTTTAAACCCAACCAATATCGATGCAAACGGCGGCACTTGGAAACCAATTTTACTAACAGCGCCTGATGAATTCTCTATCGATGTTCCAGCAGCAACAAATACAGCTGCCTACACTCGAGAAATTAACGAAATCAAAAGCTACCAAGCAGCTATAACCGAAGAACAAAAAAAGATCATTGCCTATTGGCGAGTGGGCGGTGTTTTACGCTGGAATGAAATTATGCGCACCTTGGTTGCTAGGTACAATCGTCCACCCTATCAAAACGAAGACGGAACGTATCCTGCGCCTTCTGCTGCAAATCCATTCGGGTACCCGCAATTTCCCTTTTCAAATCCACCTTATGCAGCAAGAGCCTATGCGTATGTAAGTGCCGCACAATATGACGCATTAATTTCAGCTTGGCATTACAAAAAATTATACAATAGAGCCGCTCCCTACACTGTAGATGCAACCTTACAAGTATTAGTTCCTAAAAGTACTTTACCCGCCTACCCTTCCGAAGACGGTGTACTGTCTGGAGTAACCGTAGAATTACTAAAATTGCTATTCCCAACAGAGATCGCTTACATACAAGAAAAAGCAGATGAAGAAAAACTATACCGAATCATTAGCGGAGCCAACGTTCGAAGTGATGTGGAAGCTGGAATTGCTCTAGGAAGAAAAATTGCTGCCAAATTCATAACAAGAGCCGCTGGCGATGGAGCAGGTGTAGCAATAGGAACACCAGCAATATGGGCTCAATTAGAATCCAATACTATTGCGAAAGGAGAAACGCCTTGGATCTCTCTTGATGCTCCAAAACGTCCACCGATGCTTCCATTGTTTGGAAATGTAAAATCGTTCTTAATGACGTCAGCTGATGTAGTAGCGAGCCGTCCTGTACCACCTCCATCCACAAAATCTGAGGCTTTTGCAAAAGAACTGGCCGAGATAAAAAAATTTAGCACCAGCAGCACTAAAGAACAACAACGAATTGTGACTTTTTGGGCAGATGGGGTTGGTACTTACACGCCTCCAGGACATTGGAATGCCATTGCAACAGAACATTTTGCACAACAGAATTACAGTGAAATCCGCTGGGCAAGAAATATGGCATTACTTAATCTTGCTATGATGGATGCCGCCATTAGTTGTTGGGATGCCAAGTACTTCTATTTTAACCCAAGACCTTCACAAATGGACACATCGATAAAAACTACAACAGGAATACCTAATTTCCCTGCTTACGTTTCTGGTCATTCTACCTTTAGCGCAGCTGCAGCAACAGTATTGTCACATCTCTTACCTGAATCAAAAGAAAAATTCAATGCCTTCGCCAAAGAGGCATCTAATTCAAGACTATATGGAGCCATTCACTATAGAAGCGATTGTGAAAAAGGATTACTACTAGGTGAAACTGTTGGTGCATTCGCAGTTTCAAGAGCCAAAACAGATGGTGCTGAATAA
- the atpD gene encoding F0F1 ATP synthase subunit beta yields the protein MSKVIGKVAQIIGPVVDVVFNGKDVELPKIYDSLEVTRKDGTLLVLEVQSHIGENTVRTISMDSTDGLSRGYEVVGTGSPIQMPIGPDVYGRLFNVVGDAIDGLGELPKTGENGLPIHRPAPKFEDLSTSSEVLFTGIKVIDLIEPYAKGGKIGLFGGAGVGKTVLIQELINNIAKGHGGLSVFAGVGERTREGNDLLREMLESGIIKYGEDFMHSMENGGWDLSKVDMPGMRESKATFVFGQMNEPPGARARVALSGLSIAEYFRDGAGSDQGKDVLFFVDNIFRFTQAGSEVSALLGRMPSAVGYQPTLATEMGAMQERITSTNKGSITSVQAVYVPADDLTDPAPATTFAHLDATTVLSRKIAELGIYPAVDPLDSTSRILTPHILGNEHYDCAQRVKEILQKYKQLQDIIAILGMEELSEDDKLAVARARRVQRFLSQPFHVAEQFTGIPGVLVDIKDTIKGFNMIIDGELDHLPESAFNLKGTIEQAIEAGEKMLAEA from the coding sequence ATGTCTAAAGTAATAGGAAAAGTTGCCCAAATCATTGGCCCAGTAGTGGACGTAGTTTTCAACGGTAAGGATGTTGAACTTCCAAAAATTTATGACTCATTAGAAGTCACTAGAAAAGATGGTACTTTATTGGTACTAGAAGTGCAATCTCACATTGGTGAAAATACCGTTCGTACCATTTCGATGGACTCTACAGATGGTTTAAGCAGAGGTTATGAAGTAGTTGGTACAGGAAGTCCAATTCAAATGCCAATTGGTCCAGACGTTTACGGACGTTTGTTTAATGTGGTTGGAGATGCAATTGATGGTTTAGGTGAATTGCCTAAAACAGGTGAAAACGGATTGCCAATCCACAGACCAGCTCCGAAATTCGAAGATTTATCTACTTCTTCTGAAGTTTTATTCACAGGTATTAAAGTAATCGATTTGATTGAGCCTTATGCAAAAGGTGGTAAAATTGGATTGTTTGGTGGTGCTGGTGTTGGTAAGACAGTATTGATTCAGGAGTTGATTAACAATATTGCAAAAGGTCACGGTGGTCTTTCTGTATTCGCAGGAGTAGGAGAAAGAACTCGTGAAGGAAATGACTTGCTTCGTGAGATGTTAGAGTCAGGAATTATTAAATATGGTGAAGATTTCATGCACTCTATGGAAAATGGAGGATGGGATTTATCTAAAGTTGATATGCCAGGAATGAGAGAGTCTAAAGCTACTTTCGTTTTCGGACAAATGAATGAGCCTCCAGGAGCTCGTGCACGTGTGGCACTTTCTGGATTATCTATCGCTGAGTATTTCCGTGATGGAGCTGGATCTGATCAAGGAAAAGATGTATTGTTCTTCGTGGATAACATCTTCCGTTTTACGCAAGCAGGTTCTGAGGTGTCAGCACTTTTAGGACGTATGCCATCTGCGGTAGGTTACCAACCAACATTGGCAACTGAGATGGGTGCGATGCAAGAGCGTATTACTTCTACAAACAAAGGATCTATTACATCTGTACAAGCGGTTTACGTTCCTGCGGATGACTTAACTGACCCTGCTCCCGCAACTACATTTGCTCACTTAGATGCTACAACAGTATTGTCTCGTAAAATTGCTGAGTTAGGTATTTATCCTGCGGTAGATCCATTGGATTCTACTTCAAGAATTTTGACTCCTCATATCTTAGGAAATGAGCATTACGATTGTGCACAAAGAGTTAAAGAAATTCTTCAAAAATACAAACAATTACAAGATATCATCGCTATCCTTGGTATGGAAGAGTTGTCAGAAGATGATAAATTAGCAGTTGCAAGAGCACGTCGTGTACAACGTTTCTTATCTCAACCTTTCCACGTAGCGGAGCAATTTACGGGTATTCCTGGAGTTTTGGTTGATATTAAAGATACCATCAAAGGATTTAATATGATTATTGATGGTGAATTGGATCACTTGCCAGAATCTGCTTTCAACCTTAAAGGTACTATCGAGCAAGCGATCGAAGCAGGAGAGAAAATGTTAGCCGAAGCATAA
- a CDS encoding 8-amino-7-oxononanoate synthase — MKQLPQPLEQKLAARQEQNALRKLPLANQLIDFASNDYLGFAKSEAIFTATHQYLVNHNCIINGATGSRLLSGNHTLYPTTETFVAAFHQAPSALLFNSGYDANVGFFSAVPQKGDYILYDELCHASIRDGIQLSHAKRYKFKHNDFEDLERLILKFQSPENQHSTTIYVVTESVFSMDGDCPNLEELVQVTTKHNCYLVIDEAHALGVFGEKGEGLVQFLGLQERFFARIVTFGKGLGCHGAVVLGSEALSSYLVNFARSFIYTTGLSPHSVATILNAYQELDAKAAAIGELKDRINFFNQEKSRFSLKPLFVRSKSAIQSAIIPGNSNVKAIAKQLQDKGFDVKPILSPTVPAGQERLRFCLHSYNTEAQISEILHCLSLLL, encoded by the coding sequence ATGAAACAGCTTCCTCAGCCTCTTGAACAAAAGTTAGCCGCCAGACAAGAGCAAAATGCGCTTAGAAAATTGCCTTTGGCTAACCAATTAATCGATTTTGCATCAAATGATTATTTAGGTTTTGCAAAATCGGAAGCTATTTTTACTGCCACTCACCAATATTTAGTTAATCATAATTGCATAATTAATGGAGCAACAGGTTCGCGATTGCTTTCTGGGAATCATACTTTGTATCCTACTACAGAAACTTTTGTAGCCGCTTTTCATCAAGCACCATCTGCTTTACTTTTTAACTCAGGCTATGATGCCAATGTTGGTTTTTTTAGTGCTGTACCTCAAAAAGGAGATTATATTTTGTATGATGAATTGTGCCATGCTTCTATACGAGATGGAATTCAATTATCTCATGCCAAAAGGTATAAATTCAAACATAATGATTTTGAAGATTTGGAACGACTTATTTTGAAGTTCCAGTCTCCGGAAAATCAGCATTCCACTACCATTTATGTAGTTACGGAAAGTGTTTTTTCTATGGATGGAGACTGTCCAAATTTAGAAGAACTGGTTCAAGTAACCACAAAACATAATTGCTATTTAGTTATTGATGAAGCACATGCGTTGGGGGTTTTTGGTGAAAAAGGAGAAGGATTGGTGCAATTTTTGGGTTTACAAGAGCGTTTTTTTGCACGTATTGTTACTTTTGGAAAGGGCTTAGGTTGTCATGGTGCTGTTGTTCTTGGCTCAGAGGCTTTAAGCAGTTATTTGGTCAATTTTGCCCGAAGTTTTATATACACTACAGGACTTTCTCCGCATTCGGTTGCAACAATTCTTAATGCTTATCAGGAGTTGGATGCTAAAGCAGCAGCAATTGGTGAATTGAAAGACCGAATTAATTTTTTTAATCAAGAAAAAAGTCGCTTCAGTTTGAAACCGCTTTTCGTTAGAAGTAAATCAGCTATTCAATCGGCAATAATTCCAGGAAATTCTAATGTAAAAGCCATTGCAAAACAACTTCAAGACAAAGGATTTGATGTAAAACCCATACTTTCTCCCACGGTTCCCGCCGGACAAGAGCGCTTGCGTTTTTGTTTACATAGCTACAATACCGAAGCTCAAATTTCGGAGATTTTACATTGTTTGTCTTTGCTTCTCTAA
- a CDS encoding F0F1 ATP synthase subunit epsilon translates to MILEIVSAEAKLFNGEITSITLPGVDGSFQILNNHAPIVSLLKQGTVKIAANSFDFISEGETKFKKVSNQLYTLDIESGTIEMKDNKLILLAD, encoded by the coding sequence ATGATTTTAGAAATTGTATCAGCAGAAGCAAAATTATTTAATGGGGAAATTACTTCTATCACCCTTCCAGGTGTAGACGGAAGTTTTCAAATCTTAAATAATCACGCGCCAATTGTCTCGTTACTAAAACAAGGAACTGTAAAAATTGCAGCAAATAGTTTTGATTTTATAAGCGAAGGAGAAACTAAATTTAAAAAAGTTTCTAATCAATTATACACACTTGATATCGAGTCTGGAACAATTGAAATGAAAGACAATAAATTAATTCTTTTAGCAGACTAA
- a CDS encoding RNA polymerase sigma factor: MKTKEQEFLSRIEQHKGILYKVSKMYMDNRDDQEDLFQEIICQLWKANDSFKGESQFSTWMYRVAINTAIVFLKKEKKKVDKYELSSTNIPDEEGDADIKERQLEHFYRAVQKLDKIDKAIIFYQLEGFSHKEIGENLGISEGNARVKLNRAKEKLKEIIKNQGYGF; this comes from the coding sequence TTGAAGACAAAAGAGCAAGAATTTTTATCCCGAATCGAGCAGCATAAAGGCATCTTGTACAAGGTTTCCAAAATGTATATGGACAACCGAGACGACCAAGAAGATTTGTTTCAAGAAATCATATGCCAATTATGGAAAGCCAATGATAGTTTTAAAGGAGAAAGTCAGTTTTCTACTTGGATGTATCGAGTAGCCATCAATACTGCCATTGTTTTTCTGAAAAAAGAAAAAAAGAAAGTAGACAAATACGAATTGTCATCTACTAATATTCCCGACGAAGAAGGAGATGCCGATATCAAAGAGCGGCAATTGGAACACTTTTATAGGGCCGTTCAAAAATTGGATAAGATAGACAAAGCGATTATTTTTTACCAACTCGAGGGATTTTCTCATAAAGAAATTGGAGAAAACCTAGGGATTTCAGAAGGAAATGCTAGAGTCAAATTAAATAGAGCCAAAGAAAAATTAAAAGAAATTATAAAAAATCAAGGATATGGATTTTAA